A region of Deltaproteobacteria bacterium DNA encodes the following proteins:
- the tnpB gene encoding IS66 family insertion sequence element accessory protein TnpB, producing the protein MIPSHVRIFVCTEPVDMRRSFDGLALAARERLGKDPREGGLFVFANKRSNRLKVLWFDRNGYCLLYKRLHRALFQLPRDGDASAVQIDGVALGSLLAGVDRPRRGEEVRERRFGTLQ; encoded by the coding sequence ATGATCCCGTCGCACGTACGGATCTTCGTGTGCACCGAGCCGGTCGACATGCGGCGCTCGTTCGACGGGCTCGCACTCGCGGCGCGCGAGCGGCTCGGCAAGGATCCGCGCGAGGGCGGGCTGTTCGTCTTCGCGAACAAGCGCTCGAACCGCCTCAAGGTCCTGTGGTTCGACCGCAACGGCTACTGCCTGCTCTACAAGCGCCTGCACCGCGCGCTGTTCCAGCTGCCGCGCGACGGCGATGCGAGCGCAGTACAGATCGACGGTGTCGCACTCGGCTCGCTGCTCGCGGGCGTCGACCGGCCGCGACGCGGCGAGGAGGTGCGCGAGCGCAGATTCGGCACGCTCCAGTAA